In Desulfomonile tiedjei DSM 6799, a genomic segment contains:
- a CDS encoding L,D-transpeptidase — protein MFRIFIMLGVGLLVTCSLSLNALSAENDYRGQGDEAIYEGTLSGTVGELLFRGLPLTSATSDAGDKARDARIASNPTLVDRRQMNSLLNTSDIASVGNMTSEPAETKFKFVAIEVSHSEHTFKLFSVSQPGKPEILYECRIGLGSPEFPTPVGTYFVTHIYDDNPWWIPPKDRAWAAGDSPSKTVYGGTMAPLLKKRPVSRKRINDPEDLIEDFMKFDDYGYRFHGTNAPRSIGHNQSHGCVRMLPKDAKQVASIIKDVVGTAERRESENGTYVILNAPVRLNLIK, from the coding sequence ATGTTTCGTATTTTCATTATGTTGGGTGTGGGATTGTTGGTAACGTGTTCGCTTTCACTCAACGCGTTATCTGCTGAAAACGATTATCGCGGCCAGGGTGATGAAGCCATATACGAAGGCACTCTCTCCGGCACTGTAGGGGAACTGCTTTTTCGCGGATTACCCTTGACCTCTGCAACATCCGATGCAGGAGACAAGGCACGTGATGCCCGAATTGCATCGAATCCGACCCTTGTGGATCGCAGGCAGATGAACTCCCTCCTGAATACATCCGACATAGCTTCAGTGGGGAACATGACATCGGAACCGGCGGAGACCAAGTTCAAATTCGTGGCCATTGAAGTGAGCCATTCCGAACATACCTTCAAGCTGTTCAGTGTATCACAGCCAGGCAAACCCGAAATTCTGTACGAATGCAGAATAGGACTTGGATCGCCGGAATTTCCTACTCCGGTCGGCACCTATTTCGTCACCCATATTTACGATGACAACCCCTGGTGGATTCCTCCGAAAGATCGGGCCTGGGCTGCAGGCGATTCTCCGAGTAAAACGGTCTATGGCGGCACTATGGCGCCTCTTCTGAAAAAACGGCCTGTAAGCCGCAAGAGAATAAACGACCCGGAAGATTTGATTGAAGATTTCATGAAATTCGATGACTATGGTTACCGTTTTCATGGAACCAATGCTCCACGGAGTATCGGTCACAATCAATCACACGGATGCGTCCGTATGCTTCCCAAGGATGCCAAGCAGGTTGCATCCATCATCAAAGATGTCGTAGGAACAGCAGAGCGCCGCGAATCGGAGAATGGCACGTACGTGATATTGAACGCCCCTGTGAGGCTCAATCTCATCAAATAG
- the selD gene encoding selenide, water dikinase SelD — protein MDNIALTALSKSSGUASKIGPGDLDKALCGLEVPHDPNVLVGFSGSEDAGVYKLSDDTAIVQTLDFFTPIVDDPKIFGMVSAANSLSDIYAMGGRPITAMNVVCFPIKRLSLDTLRQILEGGLQILREAGVALVGGHSVEDDEPKYGLSVTGLIHPEKIMTNGGIQPGDRLILTKALGTGVIATALKAKLATPSSIEAMVNSMCTINKIASEVAVRFGVKGCTDITGFGLVGHLVEMARAGQARLRIRAKNVPLLEGARDAASMGLVPAGAYGNRTFFAEWTTLDPAIPTDIADLLFDPQTSGGLVMAIPEEKVAEFVAALLAEGVNVAAEIGAVERSDTLGHVEFYWE, from the coding sequence ATGGACAATATAGCACTCACAGCCCTTTCAAAATCGTCCGGTTGAGCGTCAAAAATCGGTCCAGGGGACCTGGACAAAGCGCTCTGTGGACTGGAAGTGCCGCACGATCCGAATGTCCTGGTAGGGTTTTCCGGATCTGAGGATGCTGGTGTGTACAAATTGAGCGATGATACCGCTATTGTCCAGACACTTGATTTTTTTACCCCTATTGTTGACGACCCCAAAATTTTCGGCATGGTTTCCGCGGCAAACTCCCTGAGTGACATTTACGCGATGGGAGGACGTCCCATCACTGCAATGAACGTGGTCTGTTTTCCCATAAAGAGACTCAGCTTGGATACGCTCAGACAAATCCTCGAGGGGGGACTCCAAATACTTCGCGAAGCCGGGGTGGCTCTCGTGGGCGGTCATAGTGTGGAAGACGACGAACCGAAGTACGGTCTTTCGGTTACCGGTCTTATTCATCCTGAAAAAATCATGACGAACGGCGGCATACAACCGGGCGATCGGCTAATCCTTACCAAAGCTCTGGGAACGGGAGTAATAGCTACCGCGCTCAAGGCGAAACTGGCCACACCTTCATCCATCGAGGCAATGGTGAATTCCATGTGCACCATCAACAAAATTGCTTCCGAGGTGGCAGTTCGATTCGGCGTTAAGGGTTGTACCGACATTACCGGATTCGGGCTCGTCGGACATCTCGTCGAAATGGCAAGAGCTGGTCAGGCGCGGCTCCGCATACGAGCCAAGAACGTTCCTCTTCTGGAGGGTGCACGGGACGCGGCATCTATGGGATTGGTTCCAGCGGGAGCTTACGGAAATCGTACGTTTTTCGCAGAATGGACAACGCTGGATCCAGCCATACCAACGGACATTGCAGATCTCCTCTTCGATCCTCAAACGTCGGGCGGACTCGTGATGGCTATTCCGGAAGAGAAAGTTGCAGAATTTGTCGCGGCTCTGTTAGCAGAAGGAGTGAATGTCGCGGCAGAAATCGGCGCGGTTGAGCGATCCGATACACTGGGACATGTGGAATTTTACTGGGAGTAA
- a CDS encoding SDR family oxidoreductase, with amino-acid sequence MSGSMKVLLTGATGFLGEYLLAELLERGHSVWALYRSESRKLDTIRFLSSLNLPRSSESLRWFKGEILDASDKWEDWCRECEGLEDVDNLLHSAASTRLHMDETGEPLRTNLGSARVLRKLVERKPMNVHLISTAYVCGFINGLSMAEVNHPRGDFVNVYEESKWESEQLWMGDATLLRPAIIVGHSETGRCTSFTGWYILFQAVHLLDRLMGEDAGYNRRDLNINIPADAAGTTNIIPVDYVAKSAVRLIENPENHRKIFHLTHPAPPTHEWTLDLICRRFNLGGFRFAGAGAPFTQPRNRVERMVWRQMQTILFHFSNNPVFERTNIDRALPDLPVPPADEALINRLLNYAIERDWGQSGH; translated from the coding sequence ATGAGCGGATCCATGAAAGTTCTCCTCACAGGAGCAACAGGTTTCCTGGGAGAGTATCTTTTGGCAGAACTCCTGGAGAGAGGGCATTCAGTGTGGGCCCTATATCGCAGCGAATCCCGGAAATTAGACACAATCAGGTTCTTGAGCAGCCTCAATTTGCCGAGAAGCTCGGAAAGTCTGCGCTGGTTCAAAGGCGAAATACTGGACGCCTCAGACAAATGGGAGGACTGGTGCAGAGAGTGTGAAGGTCTGGAAGATGTGGACAATCTTCTCCATAGTGCTGCATCCACACGGCTTCACATGGATGAAACCGGGGAACCTCTGAGAACCAACCTCGGTAGTGCTCGGGTTCTGAGGAAACTCGTCGAGCGCAAACCGATGAACGTCCATCTGATTAGTACTGCTTACGTGTGTGGATTTATTAATGGTTTGAGCATGGCGGAAGTGAATCATCCCAGAGGTGATTTCGTCAATGTGTATGAAGAAAGCAAATGGGAGTCGGAACAACTGTGGATGGGAGATGCCACGCTTCTCAGACCGGCAATCATAGTCGGGCATTCGGAAACCGGGCGATGCACCTCATTTACCGGCTGGTACATTTTGTTCCAGGCGGTGCATCTTCTCGACCGGCTCATGGGAGAGGATGCGGGCTACAATCGGAGAGACCTGAACATAAACATTCCGGCTGACGCCGCGGGGACAACGAACATAATTCCTGTGGATTACGTAGCCAAGTCTGCTGTTCGACTGATCGAGAATCCCGAAAATCACAGGAAGATTTTCCACCTGACCCATCCGGCTCCTCCCACTCATGAATGGACCCTCGATCTGATTTGCCGCAGGTTCAATCTCGGAGGATTCCGTTTTGCCGGTGCCGGAGCACCCTTCACGCAGCCGAGAAACAGGGTGGAGCGCATGGTCTGGCGTCAGATGCAGACGATTCTCTTTCATTTTTCCAATAATCCGGTGTTCGAGCGTACCAACATCGATCGTGCGCTTCCGGATCTGCCAGTCCCACCTGCGGATGAAGCTCTGATTAATCGTCTCTTGAATTATGCGATCGAACGAGACTGGGGGCAGTCAGGACACTAG
- a CDS encoding type I polyketide synthase yields the protein MDRYSDTPFIAFVWQPTHIKSSVVETARQTGTRIIFDLSHGNWNASGISLLQADADPNHVHLKLPQTALSDPHLEEFLQDTGLRTVWIELHPYVSPQELTGHLDSIASFPAEFQIVPIVGDVRLCRDILFKYPEIRSIALKGSEASGFVSTETIFSLYSFVRKLSPSLSEPPQFSIWGGIATPEAAAAFLAAGCGGIVCESVHWLTDLAAADNAVSQKIANLRPDHTDIAGMSLGVPCRFFNKGNSKAVKKLKDFTGSLCGSEIGDQQRRFFTEQVLSQWVSPLDSTFSRDELIPLGVEASFAQSFVQRFGSGTEESITNFLEAVDTCLSLAPERAGAFAASRIAMEMGTAYPFIQGAMSWITDNPEFGRKIADAGGLPTIALGMMDERVLEEKLGGIAEFMGDRPYAVNMIALAENPHRDVQLAWIRKIKPRFAVIAAGEPSHALEFMKDGIEPIYIAPNEELLKMAFDTGIRYVICEGHEAGGHVGQHSTVTLAQMIADLKYRNPDLFKDRRIILAGGVCTRETAFMASMLGADAVQMGTVYLATDEIVNTGALSEIYRRMILSAEPGGTVVTGEGTGLRVRSLKTPKIDAICSLERDFASGSEDESSFRHKIEALSAGSLFIAARAMDRPGGTVLDDTSCITQGQFMSGACSGVIERVMSVAELHQELASAPLAEGLPVTGPLRSQSPTRPELVEIVEPRRQSIAGAIQISGGDRQVERIAITGMSIVNSLGNSPKEVWAASLGMKSGISPVPNTRWNHELFFHPRPRMPEKTYCRFGAFQNIDVTRKDIGVPPQDFRTMTDATKISMWLARNAVEESGILDSDIPRERIAVLISQNSGEAAATLQDVIIRGALTQIVSAVKSVLPMDSAMEEAVSEAVKSGRIAIDDTTLLGRLNCSAGGFICNKYGFMGPSFSVSAACATALVALYSAVQMIRNGIIDAAVVGGGEEFLTPMHFLEFSALGALAGLSGVERVPGEASRPFDADRDGMVLGEGGGMIVIERESVAKKRGANIHAYITSMGASNNNLGMVESSRTTQEIAIRSSFRDTGYGPDTVDLIECHATSTRQGDVEEVQALKPFYNGDSRTVLTSFKSQIGHTLGASGINSLIRGVMAMKAGILPATLNCHTIDPETGIEGTGINILSEPAEWNTSNGRPRRFQVNAFGFGGSNYVVQLEQSLSSRDTVLVATPMEKSMETDADLLPRGISFYETRIGEKNYRVSVVAESDQKARSLIASAEPLTDPGPVAAKRIKVLARQGIHLGPADVPPVPLAFVFPGQGSHYAGMSYELYQTFPIIREWMDRAADVADFDILNLIFHDREEDLQKTRWQQPALFTMEYAMVQYLISLGIRPTALAGHSLGELTALCLAGVYSFEDGFRIVNKRAICMDKACTMNVDPGVMMAVDAPQEVVEEVLSRANDVYITNLNSNHQIVIGGNSEKIKEIGVELKANGFRNTLLRVSMAFHSPIMKCIHDELDEFIADIPFYPPQIPVISNTTTEPFPPDSTEIKRIVMAHLESPVHWMNNVRTLWNDYGVRLFVEVGPRDILSNLISDTIEQAECLQTCLPSVEAVMYKTALAQLFARGHLPVGKKLHSVEFPKAGKIAEKVPVASTQTQVAQVQQAVNPPAVRSYATASHPMEEIVHREIGAFVLESFGRFLRPGILSSIRKEIDPNFDEAALDALVSRMFPRSEIPVQIVHQQEPIVVSVQESPAREELPEAETPEMNRLDTTEMVIRIIMEATGYDRDEIEPDMDLREDLSIRSSRLPVIMDSVESHFGIKIELEDFMDVRTIRDISDRIARVMSRQKEKTVGKKEHVAAPQTAPTVTEPAPIEEKQPIKRLTFKHVPLDMGSFQPVELSPLDCVSVFSPTAGTGIRKQLGDVFRRDYGVNIVPVAFLDSGSEGEGFDFRSSSEADSAVQHLSEFESLAGLAFVIDEAFDERVTELQDLSTILTGFFSALKVLLSSPAKKFAILVNKSENPNGLGNLLAEGVLAMFLSAAQEYSSVQFRSVKLDSDVDVSTAIRGALDRSQKVIETIHKEGQVFTLEASPENTVLQDEQRFTLTSDDVIVFSGGASGITPFIALSLVPFGCKMVMLGRTALTSQDESNVSENGKAAEIHETMQKLRTSGIEATYISCDVADPVQVEYALREIVSRYGKIDGIVHSAGILRDNFIAQMSPDDFKSVIAVKYEGALNLFNASRDLGLKFFACLSSAASIQGNPGQSNYAAANRMMAALMTHWRGLNNSVLFKAFVLPPIEGAGMAENPDIRLFMKRMNAQYVHAEELASLVARELFVASPEDIWVLFMRSLPDVCTVRLISSGPEAGENMAAGTVEFTKSMFPMVDSVKRLDLARKELVAERAFSQERDLWVSDHKPFKFLKYPLVSAIMAIETFMEASTILYPHLRVKGVRDAQFLNIIECPPGKERTAEICCRSAYERSGEAACDVSLATREISPTGRIVDRVHDNYRATVILGTATMNLRELEDFAPIDSAVLDTRPMDHEEAINWYIDRTDMQDRYRVMEALDGTCEGAVKGRMVYSISRDFSGTVESRYHYSPYLLEALMQLVNFYIIMRQPSEKRSMIPVRIGEMGFFRNCFDGEIITLEARMKSRNDEGIGWDTRATDQDGRLVMYTRNLMMRWFSK from the coding sequence ATGGACCGCTACTCCGATACTCCTTTCATTGCTTTTGTATGGCAACCAACACACATCAAATCGTCTGTCGTAGAAACGGCACGCCAAACCGGAACACGAATTATTTTCGATCTTTCGCATGGAAACTGGAACGCTTCCGGGATTTCACTTCTCCAGGCCGATGCCGACCCGAATCACGTGCATCTGAAGCTCCCCCAAACGGCCCTCTCCGATCCTCATCTCGAAGAGTTCCTGCAGGATACGGGCTTGCGCACGGTATGGATTGAGCTGCATCCGTACGTGTCACCGCAAGAGCTTACCGGTCATCTCGACAGTATTGCATCCTTTCCGGCGGAGTTTCAGATCGTTCCCATCGTAGGAGACGTTCGCCTTTGCAGAGACATTTTGTTCAAGTATCCGGAAATTCGATCGATTGCCCTGAAAGGAAGCGAAGCGTCCGGATTTGTGAGCACGGAAACTATATTCAGCCTGTACTCGTTCGTTCGGAAGTTGAGTCCTTCTCTGTCCGAGCCGCCGCAATTCTCCATCTGGGGTGGAATAGCTACTCCGGAAGCGGCTGCAGCATTCCTGGCGGCAGGCTGTGGCGGGATAGTATGCGAGAGCGTTCACTGGTTGACCGATCTGGCTGCTGCGGACAATGCCGTATCGCAGAAAATAGCGAATCTCCGGCCCGATCATACGGATATCGCAGGTATGTCGCTCGGCGTACCATGCCGGTTCTTTAATAAAGGCAATTCAAAGGCAGTAAAGAAGCTCAAAGATTTCACCGGTTCCTTGTGTGGCTCTGAAATAGGTGACCAACAACGGCGATTCTTTACCGAACAGGTCCTGTCACAATGGGTTTCTCCGCTGGACAGCACCTTTTCCCGCGATGAGTTGATTCCTCTCGGCGTGGAGGCTTCCTTTGCGCAATCGTTCGTCCAGCGCTTCGGTTCCGGAACTGAGGAGAGCATTACAAATTTCCTGGAAGCTGTAGACACGTGTCTTTCACTTGCGCCCGAACGCGCGGGAGCATTTGCTGCGAGTCGCATTGCCATGGAAATGGGCACTGCGTACCCGTTTATCCAGGGAGCAATGTCATGGATAACGGATAATCCGGAATTCGGCAGAAAGATTGCCGATGCAGGCGGTCTCCCCACCATTGCGCTCGGGATGATGGACGAAAGAGTCCTTGAGGAAAAACTTGGTGGAATCGCTGAGTTCATGGGAGACAGGCCTTATGCAGTAAACATGATTGCTCTGGCCGAAAATCCTCACCGAGATGTGCAACTTGCGTGGATTCGGAAGATCAAACCGCGTTTTGCCGTTATCGCTGCGGGGGAACCATCTCATGCTCTGGAGTTCATGAAAGACGGCATCGAGCCGATTTATATCGCGCCGAACGAAGAGCTCCTGAAAATGGCTTTCGATACCGGCATTCGGTACGTGATCTGCGAAGGTCATGAAGCCGGCGGGCATGTGGGACAGCACAGTACGGTTACACTCGCCCAGATGATTGCCGATCTCAAGTATCGCAATCCCGACCTCTTCAAGGATCGCAGGATCATCCTGGCAGGTGGAGTCTGCACGCGTGAGACCGCTTTCATGGCATCTATGCTGGGAGCCGATGCCGTCCAGATGGGGACCGTGTATCTTGCCACGGATGAAATCGTGAATACAGGTGCCCTATCGGAAATCTACAGGCGGATGATCCTGAGTGCCGAGCCCGGTGGAACAGTGGTTACGGGAGAAGGCACCGGTCTCAGAGTCCGTTCTCTGAAGACTCCCAAAATAGACGCAATCTGTTCTCTTGAACGGGATTTTGCTTCCGGGTCCGAGGACGAATCATCGTTCAGGCACAAAATAGAGGCACTCAGCGCGGGTAGTTTGTTCATTGCAGCTCGTGCAATGGATCGTCCGGGTGGGACGGTTCTCGATGACACCAGTTGCATAACGCAAGGACAGTTCATGAGCGGCGCCTGCTCCGGAGTAATCGAAAGGGTAATGTCCGTAGCCGAACTACATCAAGAGCTTGCTTCGGCACCACTGGCGGAAGGACTGCCTGTGACAGGTCCGCTTCGCTCCCAGTCCCCTACCCGACCGGAACTGGTTGAAATCGTCGAGCCTCGTCGCCAATCGATTGCTGGAGCAATCCAGATTTCCGGTGGAGACAGACAGGTCGAAAGAATCGCCATTACCGGCATGAGTATCGTGAATTCATTGGGGAATAGCCCTAAAGAAGTATGGGCTGCGAGTCTCGGCATGAAATCCGGCATTTCTCCGGTTCCGAATACCAGGTGGAATCACGAGCTGTTCTTTCATCCTCGTCCACGCATGCCGGAAAAGACCTACTGCAGATTCGGAGCTTTCCAGAACATCGACGTCACACGAAAGGACATCGGAGTCCCTCCCCAGGATTTCCGAACCATGACCGACGCCACCAAGATCAGCATGTGGCTCGCGCGGAATGCTGTGGAGGAATCGGGAATTCTCGATTCAGACATTCCCCGGGAGCGCATTGCGGTTCTCATCTCCCAGAACTCCGGCGAAGCTGCAGCGACACTCCAGGACGTAATTATACGGGGTGCTCTGACGCAAATCGTTTCCGCAGTCAAGAGCGTGCTCCCCATGGATTCAGCGATGGAGGAGGCAGTCTCTGAAGCGGTCAAATCAGGGCGAATAGCGATCGATGACACCACGCTCCTTGGAAGGCTTAATTGCTCTGCAGGCGGCTTCATCTGCAACAAATACGGCTTCATGGGGCCGAGCTTTTCTGTTTCCGCTGCATGCGCAACCGCTCTGGTGGCGCTCTACAGTGCGGTTCAGATGATACGCAACGGCATCATTGATGCTGCTGTAGTGGGAGGAGGAGAAGAATTCCTCACCCCCATGCATTTCCTTGAATTCTCTGCACTGGGTGCTTTGGCAGGTCTCTCGGGAGTCGAGCGAGTGCCGGGAGAAGCCAGCCGACCTTTTGACGCGGATCGTGATGGTATGGTCCTGGGCGAAGGCGGCGGCATGATCGTGATCGAACGGGAAAGCGTTGCCAAGAAGCGTGGAGCGAACATTCACGCGTACATCACCTCCATGGGGGCCAGCAACAATAACCTGGGAATGGTCGAGTCTTCCCGGACGACTCAGGAGATTGCCATACGGTCTTCTTTCCGGGACACCGGATACGGACCGGACACGGTAGACCTCATTGAATGTCACGCCACGAGTACACGCCAGGGAGATGTGGAAGAGGTTCAGGCGCTCAAGCCTTTTTACAATGGCGACAGCCGCACGGTGCTCACATCTTTCAAGTCACAGATCGGGCACACTCTGGGCGCATCCGGGATCAACAGCCTGATTCGGGGCGTTATGGCCATGAAGGCCGGGATATTGCCCGCAACATTGAACTGCCACACTATCGACCCGGAGACCGGTATTGAAGGCACGGGAATTAACATTCTTTCCGAACCTGCCGAGTGGAACACTTCTAATGGTAGGCCCAGAAGATTTCAAGTAAATGCATTTGGTTTTGGAGGTTCCAATTACGTGGTACAGCTTGAACAATCTTTGAGTTCTCGAGACACAGTCCTCGTCGCGACACCTATGGAAAAATCGATGGAAACCGACGCAGATCTTCTCCCCCGGGGAATATCCTTCTACGAAACCAGGATCGGCGAAAAGAACTACCGGGTCTCGGTAGTAGCCGAATCAGACCAGAAGGCCCGATCTCTCATTGCTTCAGCGGAACCTCTGACCGATCCCGGTCCTGTTGCCGCAAAGCGCATAAAAGTCCTGGCACGACAGGGAATCCATCTCGGCCCCGCAGACGTTCCTCCCGTACCACTTGCCTTTGTATTTCCGGGACAGGGTTCTCACTACGCGGGAATGAGCTATGAGCTGTATCAGACGTTCCCGATAATTCGAGAATGGATGGACCGCGCGGCTGACGTAGCCGACTTCGATATTCTCAACTTGATTTTTCATGACCGGGAGGAGGATCTTCAAAAGACCCGCTGGCAGCAGCCTGCCCTTTTCACCATGGAATACGCCATGGTGCAATATCTCATTTCATTGGGAATTCGGCCGACAGCCCTTGCCGGCCACAGTCTCGGCGAACTGACGGCCCTATGCCTGGCTGGAGTGTACTCCTTCGAAGACGGCTTCCGCATCGTAAACAAACGTGCAATCTGTATGGATAAAGCATGCACCATGAATGTGGACCCCGGAGTCATGATGGCAGTGGACGCCCCGCAGGAAGTGGTGGAAGAAGTCCTGTCCAGAGCCAATGATGTGTACATAACCAATCTCAACTCCAATCATCAGATTGTAATCGGCGGAAATTCCGAGAAAATCAAAGAAATCGGAGTCGAGCTCAAGGCAAACGGCTTCAGGAACACGTTGCTCCGGGTCAGCATGGCTTTCCACTCTCCAATTATGAAATGCATTCATGATGAGTTGGACGAATTTATCGCTGATATCCCGTTTTATCCTCCTCAAATCCCGGTAATCTCCAATACAACAACCGAGCCGTTTCCACCGGATTCAACCGAGATCAAGCGCATAGTTATGGCACATCTGGAATCTCCGGTTCACTGGATGAATAATGTGCGAACTCTGTGGAACGATTACGGAGTGCGCCTCTTTGTTGAGGTGGGTCCGAGGGACATTCTCAGCAACCTCATTTCAGACACGATCGAACAGGCTGAGTGTTTGCAGACCTGCTTGCCCTCCGTCGAAGCCGTGATGTACAAAACCGCACTTGCTCAGCTCTTTGCTCGGGGACATCTCCCGGTAGGAAAAAAGCTGCACTCGGTGGAATTCCCCAAAGCGGGCAAAATTGCCGAAAAAGTTCCTGTTGCGAGCACTCAGACTCAGGTGGCGCAAGTTCAGCAGGCTGTCAATCCGCCTGCAGTACGCTCCTACGCGACGGCTTCTCATCCTATGGAGGAGATAGTCCACAGAGAGATAGGAGCATTCGTCCTTGAGAGCTTCGGTCGTTTTCTGCGGCCCGGCATTCTCTCCAGTATCCGGAAAGAGATCGATCCGAACTTTGATGAGGCAGCACTCGATGCGCTGGTATCGAGGATGTTTCCCCGCTCGGAAATTCCTGTGCAGATAGTGCATCAACAGGAACCGATAGTAGTTTCCGTGCAAGAATCACCGGCCCGAGAGGAACTGCCCGAAGCGGAAACACCGGAAATGAACCGTCTTGACACTACGGAGATGGTGATACGCATCATTATGGAAGCAACCGGGTACGACCGAGATGAAATCGAACCCGACATGGATCTCCGAGAAGATCTCTCCATCAGATCAAGTCGGCTGCCGGTGATCATGGATTCCGTGGAAAGCCATTTCGGGATCAAGATCGAGCTGGAAGATTTCATGGATGTCCGCACAATCAGGGACATCTCCGACCGCATAGCCCGAGTAATGTCACGCCAGAAAGAAAAGACGGTCGGCAAAAAGGAACATGTTGCAGCTCCACAAACTGCTCCGACAGTCACCGAACCTGCCCCGATTGAAGAAAAACAGCCGATTAAACGTTTGACGTTCAAGCATGTGCCTCTCGATATGGGGAGCTTTCAGCCTGTTGAACTGAGTCCTCTTGATTGCGTGAGCGTCTTTTCGCCTACCGCGGGAACGGGGATCAGGAAGCAATTAGGGGATGTTTTCCGACGGGATTACGGAGTGAATATCGTTCCTGTGGCTTTCCTGGATAGCGGCTCAGAGGGAGAAGGTTTTGACTTTCGATCCTCATCGGAGGCGGATTCCGCTGTACAGCATTTGTCCGAATTCGAGTCTCTGGCAGGCTTGGCTTTCGTGATAGATGAAGCGTTCGATGAAAGAGTCACGGAACTCCAGGATCTGTCAACCATTCTCACGGGATTCTTCTCCGCTCTAAAAGTACTGTTGTCATCTCCTGCCAAGAAATTTGCCATCCTGGTGAACAAGTCGGAAAACCCGAACGGTTTGGGTAATCTCCTTGCTGAAGGTGTTTTGGCCATGTTCCTGAGTGCAGCCCAGGAATACTCGTCCGTTCAGTTCCGTTCCGTAAAGCTTGATTCTGACGTAGACGTCAGCACTGCAATTCGCGGCGCTCTCGACCGGAGTCAGAAGGTCATAGAAACCATTCATAAGGAAGGCCAAGTCTTCACCCTCGAAGCATCACCGGAAAACACTGTTCTACAAGACGAGCAACGTTTCACTCTCACTTCAGATGACGTAATCGTATTCTCCGGCGGCGCTTCGGGTATTACTCCTTTCATCGCACTCAGTCTTGTGCCTTTTGGCTGTAAAATGGTCATGTTGGGACGAACCGCACTGACGTCCCAGGATGAATCTAACGTCTCAGAGAACGGCAAAGCAGCGGAGATTCACGAGACCATGCAAAAGTTGCGGACCTCGGGAATTGAAGCTACTTACATAAGCTGCGACGTGGCCGATCCTGTACAGGTGGAATATGCATTAAGGGAAATCGTCTCCAGATACGGCAAGATTGATGGAATCGTGCATTCCGCGGGAATTCTACGAGACAACTTCATAGCACAAATGAGCCCTGATGATTTCAAATCTGTGATCGCAGTGAAATACGAAGGCGCACTGAATCTTTTCAATGCATCCCGAGATCTGGGCCTCAAATTTTTCGCGTGTCTCTCATCTGCTGCATCGATTCAGGGCAATCCCGGTCAATCCAATTATGCTGCGGCAAACAGAATGATGGCAGCGCTCATGACCCACTGGCGCGGGCTGAACAATTCGGTGCTTTTCAAAGCTTTTGTGCTGCCCCCCATAGAAGGGGCCGGAATGGCGGAAAATCCCGACATTCGTTTGTTCATGAAACGTATGAACGCCCAGTACGTTCACGCCGAAGAATTGGCTTCCCTTGTGGCGAGAGAACTTTTCGTGGCTTCTCCTGAGGATATCTGGGTCCTCTTCATGCGATCCCTCCCGGATGTCTGCACGGTCAGACTGATTTCCTCAGGACCGGAAGCCGGGGAAAACATGGCTGCAGGGACAGTGGAATTCACGAAAAGCATGTTTCCCATGGTTGACTCGGTGAAGCGACTTGACCTGGCACGAAAGGAATTGGTTGCCGAGCGGGCGTTCTCTCAGGAACGCGATCTTTGGGTATCGGATCACAAACCGTTCAAGTTCTTGAAATATCCGTTGGTTTCCGCAATCATGGCGATCGAGACATTCATGGAAGCATCCACGATTCTCTATCCTCATCTCAGGGTGAAGGGTGTCCGCGACGCTCAGTTCCTGAACATTATCGAATGTCCCCCCGGAAAAGAGCGAACTGCAGAGATTTGTTGCCGCAGTGCGTATGAACGAAGCGGAGAGGCTGCCTGCGACGTCTCTCTCGCGACCAGGGAGATTTCGCCCACGGGACGTATTGTGGACCGTGTTCATGACAACTACAGGGCGACAGTTATCCTAGGAACTGCTACAATGAATCTGCGGGAATTGGAGGATTTCGCTCCTATTGACTCCGCTGTTCTGGACACGCGTCCTATGGACCATGAAGAAGCAATTAACTGGTACATCGACAGGACCGATATGCAAGATCGTTATCGAGTAATGGAAGCCCTGGACGGCACCTGTGAAGGCGCTGTCAAAGGCAGAATGGTTTATAGTATTTCCCGGGATTTTTCCGGAACTGTGGAGTCTCGATATCATTATTCACCATATTTGCTTGAAGCGTTAATGCAGCTTGTAAACTTCTACATTATCATGAGACAACCATCGGAAAAGCGCTCCATGATTCCTGTTCGCATCGGCGAAATGGGATTCTTCAGGAATTGCTTCGATGGAGAAATCATCACCCTTGAAGCAAGAATGAAAAGCAGGAACGATGAAGGTATCGGCTGGGATACGAGAGCGACCGATCAAGACGGTAGGCTGGTGATGTACACGAGAAATCTGATGATGCGCTGGTTTTCGAAATGA